From the Lolium rigidum isolate FL_2022 chromosome 2, APGP_CSIRO_Lrig_0.1, whole genome shotgun sequence genome, one window contains:
- the LOC124693348 gene encoding uncharacterized protein LOC124693348, with protein MATATMATAAGAAALLYYTLNRRLQTEKLDSGEDSDGGSGRDAAASGALLESSTPSRSRVSRRDVRAPATWLETISTLSETLRFTYSETLGKWPIGDLAFGISFLLRRQGNLSIASIYAGDDSVELKGAPVVTELKYLLSLLTLCWHFSKKPFPLFLETIGYSAEDVLMQEPKAGILKPAFTILIDRDRQCILLLIRGTHSIRDTLTAATGAVVPFHHTVVQEGGVSDLVLGYAHFGMVAAARWIAKLAAPCLTEALHMYPDYNIKVVGHSLGGGTAALLTYVLREQQEFASATCVAFAPAACMTWELAESGEHFITTVINGADLVPTFSAAAVDDLRSEVTASAWLNDLRHQIEQTRILSTFYRSASALGSRLPSMANAKARVAGAGAILRPVSTGTQVVMRRARSVAQAAWTRPGLQLSSWACIGPRRRNTTSSTSIVTSEEITTSTTSGRSEATSLLSETTVETTQIVTSETSQYAASEEVQSSITASDAVSTLDDKVDSDGEDIIDHHVDEDRISDVELWQQLENELYRKREEENNIVEDMTENNIAEEVGGTAQDVLSETNEKEVHRFYPPGKIMHIVTSRKLAVVDEEIEAVIDEEENAIHHDEEPIILPDDTTGESETSIGIYLTPRSLYGKLRLSKMMINDHYMPIYRRNIEQLVAELEKDLAL; from the exons atggcgacggcgacgatggcgaccgcggccggcgcggcggcgctgctgTACTACACGCTGAACCGCCGGCTGCAGACCGAGAAGCTCGACAGCGGGGAGGACTCGGACGGCGGGAGCGGCAGGGACGCGGCGGCCAGCGGGGCGCTGCTGGAGTCATCGACCCCTAGCAGGAGCCGCGTGTCGCGGAGGGACGTGCGCGCCCCCGCCACCTGGCTCGAGACCATCTCCACGCTCTCGGAGACGCTGCGCTTCACCTACTCTGAGACACTCGGCAAGTGGCCCATCGGGGACCTTGCTTTCGGGATAAGCTTCCTACTCAGGAGACAG GGAAACTTATCTATAGCGAGCATATATGCTGGAGATGATAGTGTGGAGCTCAAAGGAGCTCCAGTAGTTACTGAGTTGAAGTATCTTCTAAGTTTGTTGACACTGTGTTGGCACTTCTCCAAAAAGCCATTCCCGTTATTTCTGGAGACAATTGGCTATTCTGCGGAGGATGTTCTTATGCAAGAACCTAAAGCAGGA ATTTTGAAGCCAGCTTTCACCATTTTAATTGATAGAGACAGACAATGCATACTTCTACTAATTAGGGGAACCCACAGTATCAGAGATACCCTGACAGCTGCTACTGGTGCTGTGGTTCCATTCCATCATACAGTAGTCCAGGAAGGTGGTGTTAGCGACTTGGTTTTAGGGTATGCACATTTTGGGATGGTTGCAGCGGCTAGATGGATTGCAAAGCTTGCAGCTCCTTGTCTCACAGAAGCATTACATATGTATCCAGATTATAATATAAAG GTTGTTGGACATTCACTTGGAGGTGGAACAGCAGCTCTCTTGACTTATGTCCTCAGGGAGCAGCAGGAGTTTGCCTCTGCTACTTGCGTGGCATTTGCTCCAG CTGCTTGTATGACATGGGAGCTGGCTGAGTCAGGGGAGCATTTTATCACTACAGTCATCAATGGAGCTGATCTGGTGCCAACATTTTCAGCTGCAGCAGTAGATGATCTTCGTTCAGAG GTGACAGCATCTGCTTGGCTGAATGATCTCCGACACCAAATCGAGCAAACTAGAATCCTGAGCACTTTCTATCGGTCTGCATCTGCTCTGGGTTCACGGCTTCCTTCTATGGCAAATGCTAAAGCAAGAGTAGCTGGTGCTGGTGCCATCCTAAGACCTGTATCTACTGGGACACAG GTTGTAATGAGGCGAGCTCGCAGTGTAGCACAGGCAGCATGGACAAGACCAGGGCTACAACTATCCTCATGGGCGTGTATTGGGCCAAGGCGTCGAAATACTACTTCATCTACCTCAATTGTGACGTCAGAAGAAATAACAACTTCCACTACAAGTGGTCGCTCTGAAGCCACTTCACTTTTGTCTGAGACCACTGTGGAAACCACACAGATAGTTACATCTGAAACTTCACAGTATGCTGCATCAGAAGAGGTTCAGAGTTCCATTACAGCATCTGATGCTGTTAGCACCTTGGATGACAAGGTAGATAGTGACGGTGAGGACATCATCGATCACCATGTGGATGAGGACAGGATCAGCGATGTAGAGCTGTGGCAACAACTTGAAAATGAGTTGTACCGAAAAAGGGAAGAGGAGAATAACATAGTTGAAGATATGACTGAAAATAATATTGCTGAAGAGGTGGGTGGCACAGCTCAAGATGTCCTCAGTGAAACCAATGAGAAGGAGGTGCACAGATTTTACCCTCCCGGAAAAATTATGCACATAGTAACCTCCAGGAAATTAGCAGTCGTAGATGAGGAGATAGAAGCAGTCATAGATGAAGAGGAGAATGCCATTCATCATGATGAAGAGCCTATTATTCTTCCAGATGATACGACCGGGGAGTCAGAGACGAGCATAGGGATCTACTTGACACCGAGATCTTTGTATGGCAAGCTGAGGCTTTCGAAGATGATGATCAATGATCATTATATGCCGATATATAGAAGAAACATCGAGCAGTTGGTTGCCGAGCTTGAGAAGGACTTGGCTCTGTAG